One Salvelinus fontinalis isolate EN_2023a chromosome 11, ASM2944872v1, whole genome shotgun sequence DNA window includes the following coding sequences:
- the LOC129865509 gene encoding natural killer cell receptor 2B4-like isoform X1 gives MSGDPISCFSKQGILLLLLSNLHYGVDVPLIINKRVGDSVELLAGKENGHLKSLVWKYMGKEIAEFNSEVVYSPGSQFEGRLKMNTKNFSLTVRELTLQDSGDFLLTGDGDKGQIDSKTITLKVHEPISNVAIQTDIKLLANHSCTVRLVCNVSCYHNITYTWERDNEIYGDAQQIHFSLSPAERNISVKCNASNLVSWKAAFETVKCSSDTTTPEYVTGLASYAIYIGVSVGSAVVLILTVAVAVCYCRGRSNTEDLTDNTIYADVMINTRSRDTISNSHVNPISIYETVNDLVIPRLNKPQTLYDKIAFGRPEGPPCPYQKVL, from the exons GTGTAGATGTTCCTCTGATCATCAACAAGAGAGTGGGGGACTCCGTGGAGCTGCTGGCAGGCAAAGAGAATGGACATTTGAAATCCTTGGTGTGGAAGTATATGGGAAAGGAGATTGCAGAATTCAACTCAGAAGTTGTATATTCACCTGGATCCCAGTTTGAGGGGAGACTAAAGATGAACACCAAAAACTTCAGTTTAACAGTCAGAGAACTGACACTGCAAGACTCAGGGGATTTTCTACTTACAGGTGATGGGGACAAAGGTCAGATTGACAGTAAGACCATCACTCTGAAGGTCCACG AACCTATATCCAATGTGGCGATCCAGACAGACATCAAGCTATTGGCCAACCACTCCTGTACGGTACGGCTGGTGTGCAACGTGTCCTGCTACCACAACATTACTTACACCtgggagagagacaatgagatcTATGGGGACGCCCAGCAGattcacttctctctctcaccagcaGAGAGAAACATCAGTGTAAAGTGCAACGCCTccaacctagtcagttggaaagctGCCTTTGAGACAGTAAAGTGTAGTAGTGACACAACCACCCCAG AATATGTGACAGGACTGGCGTCGTATGCCATCTACATCGGAGTATCAGTGGGAAGTGCTGTGGTGCTGATCCTCACTGTAGCTGTGGCAGTGTGCTACTGCAGGGGCCGAAGTAACACAG AAGATCTAACTGACAACACAATATATGCTGATGTTATGATCAACACAAGAAGTAGAGAT acaatatcAAACAGTCATGTAAACCCAATATCCATCTATGAAACTGTCAATGATCTGGTTATCCCAAGATTGAACAAG CCGCAGACTCTGTATGACAAGATCGCATTTGGACGCCCAGAAGGCCCCCCTTGTCCCTACCAGAAAGTACTGTGA
- the LOC129865509 gene encoding natural killer cell receptor 2B4-like isoform X2, whose protein sequence is MGKEIAEFNSEVVYSPGSQFEGRLKMNTKNFSLTVRELTLQDSGDFLLTGDGDKGQIDSKTITLKVHEPISNVAIQTDIKLLANHSCTVRLVCNVSCYHNITYTWERDNEIYGDAQQIHFSLSPAERNISVKCNASNLVSWKAAFETVKCSSDTTTPEYVTGLASYAIYIGVSVGSAVVLILTVAVAVCYCRGRSNTEDLTDNTIYADVMINTRSRDTISNSHVNPISIYETVNDLVIPRLNKPQTLYDKIAFGRPEGPPCPYQKVL, encoded by the exons ATGGGAAAGGAGATTGCAGAATTCAACTCAGAAGTTGTATATTCACCTGGATCCCAGTTTGAGGGGAGACTAAAGATGAACACCAAAAACTTCAGTTTAACAGTCAGAGAACTGACACTGCAAGACTCAGGGGATTTTCTACTTACAGGTGATGGGGACAAAGGTCAGATTGACAGTAAGACCATCACTCTGAAGGTCCACG AACCTATATCCAATGTGGCGATCCAGACAGACATCAAGCTATTGGCCAACCACTCCTGTACGGTACGGCTGGTGTGCAACGTGTCCTGCTACCACAACATTACTTACACCtgggagagagacaatgagatcTATGGGGACGCCCAGCAGattcacttctctctctcaccagcaGAGAGAAACATCAGTGTAAAGTGCAACGCCTccaacctagtcagttggaaagctGCCTTTGAGACAGTAAAGTGTAGTAGTGACACAACCACCCCAG AATATGTGACAGGACTGGCGTCGTATGCCATCTACATCGGAGTATCAGTGGGAAGTGCTGTGGTGCTGATCCTCACTGTAGCTGTGGCAGTGTGCTACTGCAGGGGCCGAAGTAACACAG AAGATCTAACTGACAACACAATATATGCTGATGTTATGATCAACACAAGAAGTAGAGAT acaatatcAAACAGTCATGTAAACCCAATATCCATCTATGAAACTGTCAATGATCTGGTTATCCCAAGATTGAACAAG CCGCAGACTCTGTATGACAAGATCGCATTTGGACGCCCAGAAGGCCCCCCTTGTCCCTACCAGAAAGTACTGTGA